The Procambarus clarkii isolate CNS0578487 chromosome 50, FALCON_Pclarkii_2.0, whole genome shotgun sequence sequence TAGTATACCCGTGTACTTCAAAATTTATAGGATTGACGTCTTGATCTCAAATAGAATACTAACCTAATCTATCAAATTGGTGTGAAGAGCGATGAAAAGCTTCTTATTATTGCTATTATCACTTCCGATTAACAAGATAACATCTAAAATATTAACAGACTGGTTTCGTAGATGATATTGTGATACAATAAATAGAGAATATCAGGCCCTCCCGTACGTTGAGGAGGACAGTAGCACGTATCATTCCACACTCAATGCATTTTTTCTCATCATAAATCTGTCATATTCTCGATCGAGATCCACACCTAATATTTTCCCTATTGCAGTCCCAAGAGAAAACGAAATTCTACAGCCATAACTGTATTCCGTATGCAAAGTTATATTCCCCTCACTAAAAAGTGAATTGAACTTCATACAATTAGATGAGGAATCGTCTTCAGGTAACTTCATTCCGTAGTTGGGCTAAACATTTTAGAAGTTTTATCTATAAAACTTACCAATTACTCCATTAATCACATGATTAATTTCTTTTTTAGTTCCAGCTAAAATATTCGatgttaataaaattaaaaaaaaattaaaacttaTCCATGTCACCTCTCCCATGTAAGTCCCATTCTAATATACGACTTAGGGTCTTTATCCATAATGAGACAAAGGAAGGAGTAATTTCTGCAGACACATTTCGTACGCTCCTGTAGGATTTAATTCTAATTGGTTAAATAAACCATTTGGAAAGAACCAGAAACATTATCAGGGAAGAGATTCGTATCCGATACGCTGGTATCGTAAATCATGTGTGTATCCATCACTCTACTACAGTATCTTATTTCCAAAGAAACACTAGCTGACACAATACAAGTATTTATTGTTatggccctcttgggtcgcaactgggttctttctctgatgttgtttgaggtagggtatccggccccaagttagtagtggctttcaaggggtgtgttccgtaacgcaagtaaattaaaggggaagggatacgattacacaaaattaattatataattatcaccaccataaataaatataaattatcacacaggggggtataaacactataatatacaatatggtcttcctctgaagacgcggagtgttccacggtgttcaaagatgcttagcccttggtcctgttgtggcctcacgatgaatccttcgattctctcgagtctaccctggccacaggccagccaaatcacctttccactgggggcaccgtcgtggaggccgtcaaccacaaatccagcctgtagctggcaggttccaatcagttccgctggttaggccactccacgaccgatactagggttgcgagccctaggcagaagcctcgtgtgatttcacagatcactctcctcaccacaacaccccagtggctagtcttctccactagtcagccccgggtacgacaatccctggttctgccacctcacaggcaggctaacacaacagtgttcatctggGGGGTGACTCAGAGCTTCAGCGGctaatgcgtggaggttctacggctgccttgggtagactgccttctcgtccaatacagcagtcccaggtcgactctgtaatcagacatgtcatcagtattaatgacactctagggcacctcactcacaggcttagacacaaacgtccacctatccgctccatagatagcgttgctgtccaagcgtcacctcaccagaggtcagcagcggctgtgttatgagcttgaTCAGGAcaagaaactagcccttgtggccagtatatctcgtcctcactagatggcgtcgtccatttggagggggtttcgggagctgacccacagatggcgcggtcgtcactgctccatgctcggacgctgggctcgggtccgtaacatttatatacacacacacacctgttaatACACGAGCGAGGAAGTCTTTGGTTTAGTTCATGGTAATCTCTCATCCTTCATGCTCTGTTTTCACTTAATGAAAGAGTACCATACCATGAGCCATTGCATTGTCTAGTGGAAAGGCTCATCCACCTGCTTTCCTGCAGTTGCATTGTGGAATAAATCTTGCGGAGTAAATATTAATGTGAAAAACAGTTGTTCAAGCGGTAATTTAACTGGTAAAATTaccgattgttgttgttgttctatgAAAAATATCATCGATAATATGAAGCTGCTAAAATGAACCGATAACTTTCCATTCATTCATTCAATACGTTGGAGGTGCCCACTCTCACTGAACTGATCTTGCAGTGATCTACCTTATTCATGGTCTTTAACTTTTAATTTCAAATTGATGAATTGTTTTATGGAAGGATTAGAACTGAGTGGAGAGCTCTTTATAAAATGTATTGATGGAATGGTAGTACGTGTAGGATTTCTGCAATCAATTATTTTATGAGGAACGAAGTTAAACTCAAATTTTCACTTGGTAAATAATCCCGAAATCAAACTAGGTGCAATGCTGAGGATAATAGATTAACTACTACCACCTCTTTTACTAGTTAAAATCTGTCTTGGTGGACATGGAAGTTTTTTTTTAATGCTTATAAGTATTTAAGCAATCAGTAATATTTATAATTCTTAATTACCTTGTTAGGTATGTGTATTTTTTTTAGGAATTGGATATTTTAGCTGAACATTTGAATGTGGTTTCTTCTATTTCACAATAAATTGTTTTGTGGAGGAATACTGAAGCTTTTATAATAACTGACTGTATTCCTTGTATTTCTAAACTGAGGGCTTCTTCTTCATTATGTGTGTAATATCTTCATTTCAACGATCCACTAATTAAATGACTAATCATATCCTGCATATTTGTCTTTATATTGGAGTTTGCCGTTGACTTTGCGCTTAAGCAATATATTTTCAGTATTATGGGTTCCGGGTAAGTTATTAGGTGTTGATTCCACATTATGGAACCCCTCCCTCAGTATCCTTCCCCTTGCAGATCTTCCAAAACTATGGTGGGATATGCTGATTCCTTTCACTTCACACAGATGTAGAGATCTCTCATATATATTGTTGTTTAAATCCCTTCTTGaactttaaaaaaaattatgttaAGATGATTCATACTGTATCACCGACTGCCAATCATGAAATGATACGAGTATTCGCTGGTACGTCTTTGATACACTAAGTTAAATTGTTCAGTGATCTCTTAAGTAGATAAGGCGTGATCCTCAATAGGTGTCTTTCCCTCGATGCGGAGTTATGATATACGTCTTCACAACATCTGGTAGAGCTTCATAGAGTCTGTACGAACATCTCAGCTACAGATGCCTAGAGTAGAATAAATTAGCATAGGCCAGAGCAGATTTAATTTTTCGTCAGCATGGTGCTGTCCTCATTTTTTTTGTCCATGAACCTCATTCCTCCCAAAATTTCCCATCGACCTCGGCTACCAGACTTTTATCACTATAATAGTAATTTACTTGCTAGGTCAATATAATGATAACTAACTTGCTTggacattataataataattgaccTATTCAGTATAAGATAATTGGATTAATTTGGCAATATAATGATAATTTGATTATTTTGGCAATATAATGAAAATTTATTGTTTGGACAATATAATTATAATTGGTTTGCTTtgacaatataataataattgacttcttttgtatatataataataactgacttattttttaaatataaaattaattttCATGCTTGGACAATATAATAATTGAATTTTCTGGCCAATAAAATGATAATTGACTCGCTTGGCCAATATAATAATTAACTTATgtgataatatattaataaaaaatttaTTTGGCCAATACAATAATTACTGATTTGCCTGGACAATGTAATAGTAATTTTTTCTTGATCAATATAAAGATAACTGTTTTGATTCATCACTGTAATGATATCTGATTTGTTTGGTCGATATAATGTTTATACAGAATGATATGTGGTCGTGGAATATCGTCTGAGTCCTGGAGGAGGATGGCAGTCTTGGTCTGCTGCATTGTACAGGACTGCTCCATCCCTGCCACCGCTGTCACTGCCACCACCTTTACTATGGTCAGTTACCTCTCTCCTGCCACCGCtgtcactgccaccaccttcactatgGTCAGTTACCTCTCTCCTGCCACCGctgtcactgccaccaccatcactatggtcAGTTACCTCTCTCCTGCCACCGCtgtcactgccaccaccttcactatgGTCAGTTACCCCTCTCCTGCCACCACTATCACTGCCACCTCCTTCACTATGGTCAGTTACCCCTCTCCTGCCACCactatcactgccaccaccttcactatgGTCAGTTACCTCTCTCCTGCCACCACtctcactgccaccaccttcactatagTCAGTTACCCCTCTCCTGCCACCACTCTCACTGCTACCACCTTCACTATGGTCAGTTacccctctgctgccaccactctCACTGCTACCACCTTCACTATGGTCAGTTACCTCTCTCCTGCCACCACtctcactgccaccaccttcactatgGTCAGTTACCCCTCTCCTGCCACCactatcactgccaccaccttcactatgGTCAGTTACCTCTCTCCTGCCACCACTCTCACTGCTACCACCTTCACTATGGTCAGTTACCCCTCTCCTGCCACTACtctcactgccaccaccttcactatagTCAGTTACCCCTCTCCTGCCACCACTATCACTGTGATCAGATacaccctcccctgccaccactcTCCTGCCACCACCTTCACTGTGGTCAGTTACCCCTCTCCTGACACCACTATCACTGCCACTATCTTCACTATGGTAAGTTCCTTCTCCAACGTTctaatgcataaacttattaaagatctttcaactaataatgaagactcgGTCATCTGTTTTTCTTATAATATGTTTTCAGGCTGCCTccaagcctagaatgcaagttctgctcgttgCTTTTGCTACTAGAACTGAGGAATGTggactccttatctctgtacagaaaactcgtgccctcattccgtgtgattttccaccacccaattatcatatagatggggaaGCACTtgagaccccatctacttgcttatacatgtgcccatccaggctcaagaagggtgcctctttagtacaagcttggagtagtttccttagaaactactaacataccagaaaatattctaaggaaactactccaagcttgtactaaagaggcacccttcttgagcccggatgggcacatgtataagcaagtagatggggtcgccatgggttctcccctaggtgtcttgtttgcaaacttctacatgggtaccatcgagcaaaaagtcttagtcgacatgaacttgaaaccggccatatactgcaggtatgttgacgacatttttacacaggtacctgatgtcagacatctgcaggagctgaaggaggcgtttgagctgagttccgtgctgcgtttcacttacgagatggaaaaggatgggaagctgccctttctagatgtaacagtcatggaaaagagcggaggtttccacactgaagtctacactaaggaaacgaacaaaggaatgtgcctaaatgccaacaacgactgcccagacaggtacaagaggagtgttgttaacgcatatgtcgaccgtgctctcagtcacagctcagaatggaagcaagtcgacgaagaactctgtagggtaaggcaggtcctagtcaacaacggcttctccaatggtttcgttcataagaaggaaagtgaaacgtcatgcaacctctgaagagacaactaacacaacacctataccccctattagactattttacaggaacttcttttccacaactcataaaacggaggaaagggtcctgaaagatattgttaatagaaacgttatccctacagacaaaaatcagaggatacaactgacgatttactataaaaccagaaaaacggccagcctactcatgagaagctctccagacacaaagcagaacgctttaaaagagaccaacgtcgtctatgccttcaaatgccctcttggggactgtaagctccaaaaaacccagtatataggcaagacaacaacatctctttctaggcgtttaacgatgcataagcaacagggctccattaaggaacatataatctcttcccacaaccaaaccaccgCCAGAGAAAttcagtaaacaacacagaaataatcgatagatacagcgatagcaggcggcttgacgtttgcgaggcacaacacattaaaaagtcaacaccagcaatcaacagccaattaatgcacaactatattctacccacctcaagactccggtccaatatagaagcatcaagaaatatggaccaataggctttctacaatcacttccattcaatacccattgtttcgtgttctgttttgtgttgatgaaattaataccacctcaccccatccacctcactcaaatgtatatataaacaaatcggagatgtgtaagttctattcagttgtgtatgtgtaaactaaagtctttgaaaatgtaataagttttacgaaacgcgctcaagtgttgcgtcagactagaaataaaaataaaaatgaattttggagaattgatttttgaattactaccaacagtgaaaagaaatgtacgaaagatcgagaaaattcgtgttagaattattaatcttactttttcggtcatatttaataacatatgtatatatatacatgtatatatatatatatatatatatatatatatatatatatatatatatatatatatatatatatatatatatatatatatatatatatatatatatatatatatatatatatatatatatatatgtatatatatgtatatatatatatatatatatatatatatatatatatatatatatatatatatatatatatatatatatatatatatatatatatatatgtcgtacctagtagccagaactcacttctcagcctactattcaaggcccgatttgcctaataagccaagttttcctgaattaatatatttactataattttttttcttatcaaatgataaagcaacccttttctctatgcatgaggtcaatttttttttattggagttaaaattaacgtagatatatgaccgaacctaaccaaccctacctaacctaacctaacctatatttataggtaaggttaggttaggtagccaaaaaaagctaggttaggttaggttaggtagacgaaaaaacattaattcatgaaaacttggcttattaggcaaatcaggccttgaatagtaggctgagaagtgcgttctggctattaggtacgacatatatatatatatatatatatgacaatgtcagaccacggacacgtgtttattttcacgtgtttattttcgtgatatacacatatatatatatatatatatatatatatatatatatatatatatatatatatatatatatatatatatatatatgtcgtacctaatagccagaacgcacttctcagcctactatgcaaggcccgatttgcctaataagccaagttttcctgaattaatatattttctctaatttttttcttatgaaatgataaagctacccatttcattatgtatgaggtcatttttttttatttgaattaaaattaacgtagatatatgaccgaacctaaccaaccctacctaacctaacctatctttattggttaggttaggttaggtagcctaaaaagttaggttaggttaggttaggtaggttaggttgccgaaaaagaattaattcatgaaaacttggcttattaggcaaatcgggccttgcatagtaggctgagaagtgcgttctggctactaggtacgacatatatatatatatatatatacacttcgaaggacggaggagggggacggacacgtggtgagcaaggtcctacacttgaaccaatttcagcgaggatcacgatgcctgagccagccaagacttgacctgtgtaggtatgaatacctgctgaaggccccgggggtgacaagaagaaccgtatctccttcattccaacactatgaacgttgaaaggtgcgttgtctgagctttgtgtatggcgaggcaggtacagtgtatgggtgagggtgaggggagggtcgccgccgtctcagtgccggcacccaccagcccccaaggcggggtacggggggaaggggggagtgatgggggaggctctcgagctgcctacagtgatgttagtggaaagttagtgcgttcatacgcaaatcggtgagtgtagtgttaaaaacaaagtgcactagtgatttccccgagtgttgatagtgtgtaacaagtgtgacggcggcctccctcgtgtgcccccccctccaccacccccgcccgccatcttcccccaccccgctacctgcgcccgacccagccagccgcccatcaacacagcctacccacacagggtgcccaggccatgcccaactcccccaggagggtaatgcttgccgtgttactctccacctgggaaggagagggtgcactcagggggcagccaggcgtcatcacatctaggcatggcacatgccgcacctgacacacagcctctttccagccaagaagatggccacccaagaggaaactgtcaagtgtgtgacagacggtatcgtctcaattcaaatggaactgtccgctatcattctctcaattcaggtggttgtctagggtctaggcgcctgccccggggcagtgacgatggacaacctgctgcaggagcgaggaacaatacctccctcaacttcatttcagcagataatctgcttgaagcaatcaaagcgacgtccaccaggaccttgccccacatccccaaggctgcccgtcatcaagcagcagccaaactcaccagtctgctgagaaaggtcaacaatgttcctagaaccattggagcatggcacaatctccttctatttgggaatgtatgcctagcattaccgcccaggagagacaagtcattagcaacctctgtaatcagagctcttaatgaattccccagagcagacaacctggtccgccttccccctcgtgccaagaacactaGCCGCAGGACGActaacaataactcatctgagaaccacaaaatgagagcacagatcaccaggaaaatagaagagggcaataccacaggtgccatcagaatcatgaccagcgatgacactattgcccccaggaacgccacgacagcagaggctcttcaagacaaacacccacccagagcccccgacagcagcagggatccccaggaaaaaaatgctggcatagaacccttgactgttcgagaatctgaggtgtacaaagcagccatgtctttctcaacaggttcagcagggggctttacaggcctaagaccccagcacatcaaacaaatgctgaacccggtgcttggagatgctgcaaaggaccttctagtggaacttaccagattctccaacatgtgtttggctggcggcatccctgaggacatcaggcctgtcttttatggagcagcactctgtgctctaaagaagaaggataggggtatcaggcccattgccgttggcaacaccctccgacgccttgtagctaaggctgcagtgagatctatcagccaggaagcagccaccttgctgaaacctcatcagctcgggtttgggattcccctaggttgtgaagctgcagcacatgcagcgcgggcttacattgttgatctcccggaccagaaggcactagtaaagcttgacttcaaaaatgccttcaatcaagtcagacgagacgctgtcctcagggctgtacacaaccatttccgtccccctttacccattcatccgatcgtgctatagtggggactctaagcttctttttggggagcatgaaataaactcctgtgaaggtgtccaacaaggtgaccccttagcccccctccttttctgcctagctatcaaagaggtcactgatagtctgacaagcgagctaaacatctggtacctggatgatggcactctagctggaactccggaaaccattttgggggatataaggaaaatccaggagcagggagcagccttgggcctcattctcaatgcatccaaatgtgaaataatctcccgcaacccagacatcactgggcaaatacaaaatgctcttccagacattctcgttgtcgagccaccggactgcactctcctgggtgcccccattggcccacgagcaatcgaggaggtcctggctgcaaaaatcactgacctaaagagaatgcaggacaggattgacaagattgatgaacatgatgctctctttctccttacaagatgcttgtctctccctaagttgacctactttctgagatgttctccatcctacagcagccctaagttaaatgtgtatgacacccttctgaggtccatgctggtgaaagtcctgaacctgccattggacgactctcagtgggagcaagcaacccttcctgtaagactcggcggccttggtgtccgcacagcctcccaaattgctctaccagccttcctttcctcctctcatgcatcgcacgacctcgtcagagatattttacctgcaaccctgagagattcagcaggaatacacgatcctgctttcactgaatgttcaaatcagtggaatgttcttgcagccccagcaaccattatagagccaacaaaacaacacaaacagtccggctgggaccaccctctagtggaaaaagtagctgatgccatgctaagcgtcgcaacatcagacaaggagaaagcccgcctcagagcagtgcgtgccccccatgcaggagacttcctcctggcagtacccatgtctgcaatgggcacgcgcctagatccagaatcccttcgtgtagcagtggccctccgccttggtgccccaattcac is a genomic window containing:
- the LOC138351691 gene encoding keratin, type I cytoskeletal 9-like; the protein is MLDDVIAQVLGSFTSLNVGEGTYHSEDSGSDSGVRRGVTDHSEGGGRRVVAGEGVSDHSDSGGRRGVTDYSEGGGSESSGRRGVTDHSEGGSSESGGRREVTDHSEGGGSDSGGRRGVTDHSEGGGSESGGRREVTDHSEGGSSESGGSRGVTDHSEGGSSESGGRRGVTDYSEGGGSESGGRREVTDHSEGGGSDSGGRRGVTDHSEGGGSDSGGRRGVTDHSEGGGSDSGGRREVTDHSDGGGSDSGGRREVTDHSEGGGSDSGGRREVTDHSKGGGSDSGGRDGAVLYNAADQDCHPPPGLRRYSTTTYHSV